The following proteins come from a genomic window of Enterobacter chengduensis:
- a CDS encoding MFS transporter, translating into MTIFSNQPGDEGLPGHERARVLAAVMTTTLMGVFDGTMINIALPSMARAMQVPANVAVWFANGYLLSAAMTLAIFAALAARVGYRPVFLAGLATFTLTSLGCALATAPEMLIGMRILQGIGGAATLSIAPAILRSVFPGRLLGRILGLHALLIASSTAIAPVLGGTILDALSWQWLFAINLIPGSIALLLAWRALPRRSAIDRSPFDAPGAVFSAALLGSAIMLADSLQRVTQGINLAATGWGLLTLVSALAFILRIRRAQHPILPPVMFKNGRFTLAALTSLASFVSQGITFVALPFLFQSVYGYSPAVSALLFTPWPIGIVLIAPHAGRWADKISAPLISTIGLMIFVGGLVLLATLPDNPSAWNICLRSLVCGMGFGCFQSPNNREMLANVAREYASYASGVLSIVRTFGQCLGAATVGVLLAMTGADHDRAVHLALWIAVMASTGSVLFSLSRLRPAALRLHGPTR; encoded by the coding sequence ATGACGATCTTCTCGAACCAGCCCGGCGATGAGGGTTTACCCGGGCATGAACGCGCCCGGGTCCTGGCCGCCGTCATGACCACCACGCTGATGGGCGTCTTTGACGGCACCATGATCAACATCGCGCTCCCCTCCATGGCAAGGGCGATGCAGGTTCCCGCGAACGTTGCGGTCTGGTTCGCCAACGGTTATCTGCTGTCTGCGGCCATGACGCTCGCCATCTTTGCCGCGCTGGCGGCGCGCGTGGGCTATCGCCCGGTGTTTCTGGCGGGGCTAGCCACCTTTACGCTCACCTCGCTCGGCTGCGCGCTGGCAACAGCGCCGGAAATGTTAATCGGCATGCGTATTCTGCAGGGCATCGGCGGCGCGGCCACCCTGAGCATCGCCCCGGCAATCCTGCGTTCCGTTTTTCCGGGCCGACTGCTTGGCCGCATTCTGGGGCTGCACGCCCTGCTTATCGCCTCCAGCACGGCGATTGCCCCGGTGCTGGGCGGGACGATACTGGACGCGCTGAGCTGGCAGTGGCTGTTCGCCATTAACCTTATTCCGGGCAGCATCGCCCTGCTGCTGGCATGGCGCGCGTTGCCCCGGCGCTCCGCCATTGACCGTTCCCCGTTTGATGCGCCGGGCGCCGTGTTCTCCGCCGCGCTGTTAGGTTCGGCGATTATGCTGGCCGACAGCCTTCAGCGGGTGACGCAAGGCATCAACCTGGCGGCCACAGGCTGGGGGCTGCTCACGCTGGTCAGCGCCCTCGCCTTTATCTTGCGCATTCGGCGCGCGCAACATCCCATACTGCCGCCCGTCATGTTTAAAAACGGACGCTTCACCCTCGCCGCGCTGACCTCGCTGGCGTCGTTTGTGAGCCAGGGCATCACCTTTGTCGCGCTGCCGTTTCTGTTTCAGAGCGTGTATGGCTACAGCCCGGCGGTGTCGGCGCTGCTGTTCACCCCGTGGCCGATTGGCATCGTGCTGATCGCGCCGCACGCGGGGCGCTGGGCGGATAAAATCTCCGCGCCGCTGATCTCGACAATCGGGCTAATGATATTTGTCGGCGGGCTGGTCCTGCTGGCGACGCTGCCGGACAATCCTTCCGCATGGAATATCTGCCTGCGCAGCCTGGTGTGCGGGATGGGGTTTGGGTGCTTCCAGAGCCCCAATAATCGGGAAATGCTCGCTAACGTGGCGCGGGAATATGCCAGCTACGCCTCCGGCGTGTTGTCGATTGTGAGGACGTTTGGCCAGTGTCTCGGCGCCGCTACGGTGGGGGTTCTGCTTGCGATGACCGGAGCAGACCATGACCGGGCCGTGCATCTGGCGCTGTGGATTGCGGTGATGGCCTCAACGGGATCGGTATTGTTTAGCCTGAGCAGGCTGCGCCCGGCGGCGCTGCGCTTGCACGGGCCTACACGATAA
- a CDS encoding copper/silver response regulator transcription factor yields MKILIVEDEMKTGEYLSKGLTEAGFVVDHADNGLNGYHLAMTAEYDLLILDIMLPDVNGWDIVRMLRSAGKGMPILLLTALGTIEHRVKGLELGADDYLIKPFAFAELLARVRTLLRRGNTVIAESQLQVADLTVDLVSRKVSRAGNRILLTSKEFSLLEFFMRHQGEVLPRSLIASQVWDMNFDSDTNAIDVAVKRLRAKIDNDFESKLIQTVRGVGYMLEVPDAR; encoded by the coding sequence ATGAAAATACTGATCGTTGAAGACGAAATGAAAACCGGGGAGTACCTCAGCAAGGGGCTGACCGAGGCGGGGTTTGTGGTGGACCACGCTGACAACGGCCTGAACGGCTACCATCTCGCCATGACGGCGGAATACGATCTGCTGATCCTCGATATCATGCTGCCCGACGTGAACGGCTGGGATATTGTCCGCATGCTCCGCTCCGCCGGAAAAGGAATGCCCATCCTGCTGCTCACGGCGCTCGGTACGATTGAACACCGGGTTAAGGGGCTTGAGCTGGGCGCAGATGACTATCTGATCAAGCCTTTCGCCTTTGCTGAGCTGCTCGCCCGGGTGAGGACGCTGCTGCGACGCGGAAATACGGTGATCGCGGAAAGCCAGCTTCAGGTGGCGGACCTGACGGTTGACCTCGTGTCGAGAAAGGTCAGCCGGGCCGGGAATCGCATCCTGTTAACCAGCAAAGAGTTCAGCCTGCTGGAGTTTTTTATGCGCCATCAGGGGGAAGTGCTTCCCCGCTCCCTGATTGCCTCCCAGGTGTGGGACATGAACTTTGACAGCGACACGAACGCGATTGACGTGGCGGTAAAGCGGCTGCGGGCAAAAATCGATAACGATTTTGAATCGAAGCTGATCCAGACGGTGCGCGGCGTAGGCTATATGCTGGAGGTACCGGATGCGCGTTAA
- a CDS encoding DUF2891 domain-containing protein — protein sequence MELTQHQADAFARMPLTYLRQEYPNHIMHLLNDDGDVLPPRELHPIFYGCFDWHSAVHGYWLLLRCVRLYPDLPCRDAIVALFDEHLTAENVAKELAYFTAPFRASFERPYGYGWLLALAQELKQSSLPQAAGWSRTLEPLTQDIRNRLVDYLGKLTYPIRVGTHYNTAFALALAIDYARAAGDNALEQAILTAADRFYLADTRYPAHYEPGGDEYISGALTEALLMSKASEDFPAWFDAFLPDVGSVAALMNPAEVSDRTDPKIAHLDGLNLSRAWCMKHIARALPANHPAQQALREAVAKHLAASVEHVVGSHYSGGHWLASFALLALE from the coding sequence ATGGAATTAACGCAACATCAGGCCGACGCGTTTGCCCGCATGCCTTTAACCTATCTGCGCCAGGAATACCCGAACCACATCATGCACCTGCTGAATGATGATGGTGACGTGCTGCCGCCTCGCGAATTGCACCCGATTTTCTACGGCTGCTTTGACTGGCACTCGGCGGTGCACGGCTACTGGCTGCTGCTGCGCTGCGTGCGCCTGTACCCGGATCTGCCGTGTCGGGACGCGATCGTCGCGCTTTTCGACGAGCACCTGACGGCAGAGAACGTAGCGAAGGAGCTGGCCTATTTTACCGCGCCGTTCCGCGCCTCGTTTGAGCGGCCGTACGGCTACGGCTGGCTGCTGGCGCTGGCCCAGGAGCTGAAACAGTCGTCGCTGCCGCAGGCCGCAGGCTGGTCCCGGACGCTCGAGCCGCTCACTCAGGACATTCGCAACCGGCTGGTGGATTATCTCGGCAAGCTCACCTATCCGATCCGCGTCGGGACGCACTACAACACCGCGTTTGCCCTCGCGCTGGCGATCGATTATGCCCGAGCTGCAGGAGATAACGCGCTTGAGCAGGCGATACTGACGGCGGCGGATCGCTTTTATCTCGCCGACACGCGCTATCCGGCGCACTATGAACCCGGCGGAGACGAGTATATTTCCGGCGCGCTGACGGAAGCGCTGCTGATGAGCAAGGCGTCCGAAGACTTCCCGGCCTGGTTTGACGCGTTCCTGCCGGATGTCGGTTCCGTTGCCGCGCTGATGAACCCGGCGGAAGTGAGCGATCGTACCGACCCGAAAATTGCCCACCTGGACGGGTTAAACCTCAGCCGCGCGTGGTGCATGAAGCATATTGCTCGCGCGCTTCCCGCAAACCATCCGGCGCAGCAGGCGCTGCGCGAGGCGGTGGCGAAGCATCTGGCGGCGAGCGTCGAGCACGTGGTCGGCAGCCACTACAGCGGCGGGCACTGGCTGGCGAGCTTTGCGCTGCTGGCGCTGGAGTAA
- a CDS encoding LysR family transcriptional regulator, which produces MSDPDFNLLAALDVLLAEASVAGAARRLNLSASAMSRTLSRLREVTGDPILVRAGRHMVLTPWAEATRDRARSAVHEARAVLQPSTDALKVEGLERLFTIRANDGFVVAFGPLLIAAVASAAPGVCIRFAPKPEKTSRYLREGLVDLEIGVQSNMGPEIRLQRLFQDRFVGAVRKGHPLSLQPDVTLDDYVAWGHVVASPDGSLHGFADEALAERGVTRQIASVVPGFPTALSVALASDLIAMVPALYLLNQPMNERVHVFELPFKARAITVSQMWHPRMEKDPAHRWLRETVLEVCRSVR; this is translated from the coding sequence ATGTCCGATCCTGATTTTAACCTGCTGGCTGCGCTCGACGTTTTGCTGGCGGAAGCCAGCGTCGCGGGCGCGGCGCGTCGTTTGAATCTCAGCGCTTCCGCCATGAGCCGCACCCTGAGCCGGCTGCGGGAGGTGACCGGCGACCCTATCCTGGTGCGTGCAGGGCGTCATATGGTGCTGACGCCCTGGGCCGAAGCGACCCGGGACCGCGCCAGAAGCGCCGTACACGAGGCAAGGGCGGTGCTGCAGCCCTCTACCGACGCGCTGAAGGTGGAAGGCCTCGAACGGCTGTTTACCATCCGTGCCAACGACGGTTTTGTGGTGGCCTTTGGGCCGCTGCTCATCGCGGCGGTGGCGAGCGCTGCGCCCGGGGTATGCATCCGCTTCGCGCCAAAACCGGAAAAAACGTCGCGCTATTTGCGGGAGGGGCTTGTCGACCTGGAGATTGGCGTGCAGAGCAATATGGGGCCAGAGATACGGCTGCAGCGGCTTTTCCAGGATCGGTTTGTTGGCGCGGTGCGCAAGGGGCATCCGCTGTCATTACAGCCTGACGTCACGCTTGACGATTATGTCGCGTGGGGCCACGTGGTGGCCTCGCCGGACGGCTCATTACACGGGTTTGCCGATGAGGCGCTGGCGGAGCGCGGGGTGACGCGCCAGATCGCCAGCGTAGTGCCCGGCTTTCCGACGGCGCTATCCGTGGCGCTGGCCTCCGACCTGATTGCCATGGTGCCCGCGTTGTACTTGCTTAATCAGCCGATGAACGAGCGCGTGCACGTTTTTGAGCTGCCGTTTAAAGCCCGAGCCATCACGGTGTCACAGATGTGGCATCCGCGCATGGAGAAGGACCCGGCGCACCGGTGGCTCAGGGAGACGGTTCTGGAGGTGTGCCGCTCTGTGCGCTAA
- a CDS encoding DUF979 domain-containing protein yields the protein MMTLITINRVYYLIGFIVMLLVVMTLRDRANPKRFTTALFWFLFGGIFLFGDLMVQELGKSLAYRIIGGGVIAIALLAGFGLVGKGHDKMASDEERVASSNRLKNWLFLPALMIPVVTVIGTLFLKGVSIGGVYLLDQKQLTLAALCVACVAAILTGWWLTKGTPLHAVRQSRRLVDTIGWAVILPQMLAMLGGVFVAANTGDSVQKVVSLFVNPDSRFMLVVIYCVGMALFTMIMGNAFAAFPVLSAGIALPFLINVHHGNPAPLLAIGMYAGYCGTLMTPMAANFNIVPAALLELKDKYQVIKIQIPTALTLLVVNVFLMYFLVFR from the coding sequence ATGATGACCCTTATCACCATTAACCGCGTGTACTACCTGATTGGCTTTATCGTGATGCTGCTGGTTGTGATGACCCTGCGCGATCGCGCCAATCCTAAACGTTTTACCACGGCGCTGTTCTGGTTCTTGTTTGGCGGAATCTTCCTGTTTGGCGACCTGATGGTTCAGGAGCTGGGGAAATCGCTGGCGTACCGGATTATTGGCGGCGGCGTGATCGCCATCGCGCTGCTGGCGGGGTTTGGCCTGGTTGGGAAAGGGCATGATAAAATGGCATCGGACGAGGAGCGCGTTGCCTCGTCGAACCGGCTGAAAAACTGGCTGTTTTTGCCCGCGCTGATGATCCCCGTGGTGACGGTTATCGGGACGCTGTTCCTGAAGGGCGTGTCGATTGGCGGCGTTTATCTTCTTGACCAGAAACAGCTTACCCTTGCGGCGCTGTGCGTGGCCTGCGTCGCGGCGATCCTCACCGGCTGGTGGCTGACGAAGGGCACGCCGCTGCACGCGGTTCGCCAGTCTCGCCGTCTTGTGGACACCATCGGCTGGGCGGTGATCCTGCCGCAGATGCTGGCCATGCTGGGCGGGGTGTTCGTGGCGGCCAACACCGGTGATTCGGTGCAAAAGGTGGTGAGCCTGTTCGTGAACCCGGATAGCCGCTTCATGCTGGTGGTGATTTACTGCGTGGGGATGGCGCTGTTTACCATGATCATGGGTAACGCCTTTGCGGCCTTCCCGGTGCTGAGCGCGGGGATCGCGTTGCCGTTTCTGATCAACGTGCATCACGGCAACCCTGCGCCGCTGCTGGCGATTGGCATGTACGCAGGCTACTGCGGCACGCTGATGACGCCGATGGCCGCGAACTTCAACATCGTTCCCGCCGCGCTGCTGGAGCTGAAGGACAAATATCAGGTGATCAAGATCCAGATCCCGACCGCGTTAACCCTGCTGGTGGTGAACGTGTTCTTAATGTATTTCCTCGTGTTTCGCTAA
- a CDS encoding Cu(+)/Ag(+) sensor histidine kinase encodes MRVKPLRRPFSLALRLTFFISLSTILAFFAFTWFMLHSVEKHFAEQDISDLQQISTAMHRILQSPADPDQKKISKIKESIASYRNVAVLLLDPQGNTLFSSAQGAALRPALNTADFDTHRRARDVFLWTVEDPGTPMHAGSGMNMETYRIVASAGAATLQGKTQDYVMLIGLSINFHLHYLQALKKNLLAIAAVISLLIILVIRIAVRQGHLPLRNVSNAIQNITSENLDARLEPSRVPVELEQLVISFNQMIEKIEDVFTRQANFSADIAHEIRTPITNLVTQTEIALSQHRSQKELEDVLYSSLEEYNRMTRMVSDMLFLAQADNNQLIPDRVMFDLSAEVMKVFDFFEAWAEERNIMLKFNGKPCLIEGDPQMFRRAISNLLSNALRYTPGGKTVTVSIRTRNNDVELVTENPGTPIPKEHLPKLFDRFYRVDPSRQRKGEGSGIGLAIVKSIVTAHHGKVRVESDAVSTRFILCVPGKTT; translated from the coding sequence ATGCGCGTTAAGCCCCTCCGACGCCCTTTCTCTCTTGCGCTGCGGCTGACCTTTTTTATCAGCCTCTCGACGATACTGGCCTTTTTCGCCTTTACCTGGTTTATGCTCCATTCTGTTGAAAAGCACTTCGCCGAGCAGGATATCAGCGACCTCCAGCAAATCAGCACCGCGATGCACCGCATTCTGCAGTCTCCGGCCGATCCCGACCAAAAGAAAATCAGCAAGATTAAAGAGTCGATCGCCAGCTACCGCAACGTGGCCGTCCTGCTCCTGGATCCGCAGGGAAATACCCTGTTCAGCTCGGCACAGGGGGCAGCACTGCGCCCTGCACTCAATACAGCGGATTTCGACACACACCGTCGCGCACGGGACGTCTTTCTCTGGACGGTTGAAGACCCCGGCACGCCCATGCACGCCGGGTCCGGCATGAACATGGAAACGTACCGGATCGTCGCCTCTGCTGGCGCGGCGACGCTGCAGGGCAAAACCCAGGACTACGTGATGCTGATCGGGCTCTCCATTAATTTTCATCTCCACTATCTTCAGGCGCTGAAAAAAAACCTTCTGGCGATTGCCGCGGTTATCAGCCTGCTGATTATTCTTGTCATCCGCATCGCGGTGCGCCAGGGACATTTGCCCCTGCGTAACGTCAGCAACGCCATTCAAAATATCACCTCAGAGAATCTGGACGCGCGGCTGGAGCCGTCCCGCGTGCCCGTTGAGCTGGAACAGCTGGTCATCTCCTTCAACCAGATGATCGAAAAGATTGAAGATGTCTTTACCCGTCAGGCGAATTTTTCCGCCGATATCGCCCATGAAATCAGAACGCCCATCACCAACCTGGTAACGCAAACGGAAATCGCGCTGAGCCAGCACCGCTCGCAGAAAGAGCTGGAAGATGTGCTGTACTCCAGTCTGGAAGAGTACAACCGAATGACCCGCATGGTCAGCGACATGCTTTTTCTGGCGCAGGCGGATAACAATCAGCTGATCCCCGACCGGGTAATGTTTGACTTGAGTGCCGAGGTGATGAAAGTCTTCGATTTCTTCGAAGCCTGGGCGGAAGAACGCAATATCATGCTGAAATTCAACGGGAAGCCCTGCCTGATAGAAGGCGATCCGCAGATGTTCAGAAGAGCAATAAGCAATCTGTTATCCAATGCCCTGCGCTATACGCCGGGAGGTAAAACGGTCACGGTCTCCATCAGAACGCGGAATAACGACGTAGAGCTGGTGACGGAAAACCCCGGCACGCCGATCCCGAAGGAGCATTTGCCAAAGCTGTTTGACCGTTTCTATCGCGTCGATCCGTCCAGGCAGCGCAAAGGCGAAGGCAGCGGGATCGGGCTTGCCATCGTGAAGTCCATCGTCACCGCGCATCACGGAAAAGTCCGCGTGGAATCGGATGCGGTATCCACTCGCTTCATCCTCTGCGTACCGGGAAAAACGACCTGA
- a CDS encoding winged helix DNA-binding protein, with protein sequence MTSEKSASPDRDDINDGRIVSSRHLVSERCAELSELEYALIMTSNAFNKWMVRCMTAAGEPDMGAFDVSLLHHVNHRDRKKKLADICFVLNVEDTHVVTYALKKLVKAGYVTSEKAGKELFFSTTEEGKALCMKYRDVREACLIAIHAESGIAGKSIGETAQLLRTISSLYDTAARAAASL encoded by the coding sequence ATGACCTCAGAAAAGAGTGCTTCACCCGATCGCGACGATATCAACGACGGTCGGATCGTCTCCTCCCGCCATCTGGTGTCGGAGCGCTGCGCGGAGCTGTCAGAGCTGGAGTACGCGCTGATCATGACCAGCAACGCGTTCAACAAATGGATGGTGCGCTGCATGACGGCTGCCGGCGAGCCCGATATGGGCGCCTTTGACGTTTCGCTGCTGCATCACGTGAACCACCGCGACCGCAAGAAAAAGCTGGCCGATATCTGCTTCGTCCTCAACGTGGAAGATACCCACGTGGTGACCTATGCCCTGAAAAAGCTGGTCAAAGCAGGCTACGTGACGAGCGAGAAAGCGGGAAAAGAGCTCTTTTTCTCCACCACCGAGGAAGGGAAAGCGCTGTGCATGAAATACCGTGACGTGCGGGAGGCGTGCCTGATCGCGATCCACGCGGAGAGCGGCATTGCCGGGAAGTCGATTGGCGAGACCGCGCAGCTGTTACGCACGATCTCCTCGTTGTATGACACCGCCGCCCGGGCGGCGGCGTCACTCTAG
- a CDS encoding DUF969 domain-containing protein, with amino-acid sequence MDRTTLLPLIGIPIVVIGFALRFNPLLVVVVAGLATGLLVGMDFGMLLETFGEKFVNSRSLATFILILPVIGLLEYYGLKERAQAWVAKIASATSARILMLYFVAREGTAALGLMSLGGHAQTVRPLLAPMAEGAALNEYGELPQHIRDKIKAHAAACDNIAVFFGEDIFIAFGAVLLIDAFLKENGIPGIEPLHIGLWAIPTAIAALIIHMARLLRLDASIRRDVMTWRAEQGTQEAAQ; translated from the coding sequence ATGGACCGTACTACGCTGCTGCCGCTGATCGGGATTCCGATCGTGGTTATTGGTTTTGCACTGCGCTTCAACCCGCTGCTGGTGGTCGTGGTGGCTGGGCTAGCGACGGGTCTGCTGGTCGGTATGGATTTCGGGATGCTGCTGGAGACCTTCGGTGAAAAGTTCGTGAACAGCCGATCGCTGGCCACCTTCATCCTGATCCTGCCGGTGATTGGCCTGCTGGAATATTACGGGCTTAAAGAGCGCGCCCAAGCCTGGGTGGCGAAGATCGCCAGCGCCACCTCGGCGCGTATTCTGATGCTCTATTTCGTTGCCCGTGAAGGTACCGCCGCGCTGGGGCTGATGTCGCTGGGCGGTCATGCCCAGACGGTGCGCCCGCTGCTGGCGCCGATGGCCGAAGGGGCAGCGCTGAACGAATACGGCGAGCTGCCGCAGCACATTCGCGACAAAATCAAAGCCCATGCCGCCGCGTGTGACAACATCGCGGTCTTCTTTGGGGAAGATATCTTTATTGCCTTTGGCGCGGTGCTGCTGATTGACGCGTTCCTGAAAGAGAACGGTATTCCGGGCATCGAACCGCTGCATATTGGCCTGTGGGCCATTCCAACCGCCATTGCGGCATTGATTATTCATATGGCTCGCCTGCTGCGCCTGGATGCCAGCATCCGTCGCGACGTGATGACCTGGCGCGCGGAGCAGGGTACGCAGGAGGCCGCGCAATGA
- a CDS encoding efflux transporter outer membrane subunit — MFPLKRLSIGTVFILAGCISLAPEYPRPAPPVPQQFSLSRNGLSPALAGYQDTGWRNFFVDPQVAGLITEALKNNRDIKMAALKVEEARAQLNVTDADRYPQLNASAGITYGGGLKNDKPTEQEYDAGLALSYELDFFGKLKNMSEADRQNYFASEEARRAVHILLVSNVSQSYFNQQLAYKQLRIARDTLTNYQQSYAFVEQQLVTGSTNVLALEQAQGQIESTQAEIAKREGELAQANNALQMLLGTYRALPGDGGMNASDVVPVKLPPHLSSAILLQRPDIMEAEYQLKAADANIGAARAAFFPSISLTSGLSTGSTELSSLFTTGSGMWNFIPKIDIPIFNAGRNKANLKLAEIRQQQSVVNYEQKIQSAFKQVADALALRESINQQINAQQRYLNSLNITLQRARGLYSSGAVSYIEVLDAERSLFSTQQTLLDLIYARQVNEITLFTALGGGWVE, encoded by the coding sequence ATGTTTCCGTTAAAACGACTCAGCATCGGTACGGTGTTTATCCTCGCTGGCTGCATCTCGCTGGCCCCTGAGTACCCGCGCCCGGCGCCGCCGGTGCCCCAGCAGTTTTCGCTCTCGCGCAACGGCCTGAGCCCCGCGCTGGCCGGGTATCAGGACACCGGCTGGCGCAACTTTTTCGTCGACCCTCAGGTAGCCGGGTTGATTACGGAAGCCCTGAAAAATAACCGCGATATCAAAATGGCCGCCCTGAAGGTTGAAGAAGCCCGGGCGCAGCTCAACGTAACGGATGCGGATCGTTATCCTCAGCTGAACGCGTCCGCGGGTATCACCTACGGCGGAGGGCTGAAAAATGACAAACCCACCGAGCAGGAGTACGACGCGGGTCTTGCGCTGAGCTATGAACTCGATTTCTTCGGCAAGCTGAAGAACATGAGTGAGGCCGACAGACAAAACTATTTTGCCAGCGAGGAAGCCCGCCGGGCGGTGCATATTTTGCTCGTCTCTAACGTGTCGCAGAGCTATTTCAACCAGCAGCTGGCGTATAAACAGCTGCGTATCGCGCGGGATACGCTGACAAATTACCAGCAATCTTATGCGTTCGTTGAGCAGCAGCTGGTGACGGGCAGTACGAACGTTCTGGCGCTGGAACAGGCCCAGGGGCAGATCGAAAGCACGCAGGCAGAAATTGCCAAACGAGAGGGGGAGCTGGCGCAGGCCAATAATGCGCTACAGATGCTGCTGGGGACGTATCGCGCGCTGCCGGGTGACGGCGGCATGAACGCCAGCGATGTTGTGCCGGTAAAACTACCTCCCCATCTTTCCTCCGCGATACTGCTGCAGCGTCCGGATATTATGGAAGCGGAGTATCAGCTCAAAGCGGCCGACGCGAATATCGGCGCGGCGCGCGCCGCCTTTTTCCCGTCCATTTCCCTGACCAGCGGGCTTTCAACGGGCAGCACGGAACTGTCCAGCCTTTTCACGACGGGCAGTGGGATGTGGAATTTTATCCCTAAAATTGATATCCCCATTTTTAATGCAGGCAGGAATAAAGCCAACCTGAAGCTGGCTGAAATTCGCCAGCAGCAGTCGGTTGTGAATTACGAACAAAAAATTCAGTCCGCCTTTAAACAGGTTGCTGACGCGCTCGCGCTGCGGGAGAGCATTAACCAACAAATTAATGCCCAGCAGCGGTATCTTAATTCGCTGAATATTACCCTGCAACGTGCCAGAGGGTTATATTCCAGCGGTGCAGTGAGCTATATCGAAGTCCTTGATGCAGAACGTTCTCTGTTCTCCACGCAGCAAACTCTTCTCGACCTTATTTATGCCCGTCAGGTGAATGAAATTACTCTCTTCACCGCGCTGGGCGGCGGTTGGGTCGAATAA
- the cusF gene encoding cation efflux system protein CusF, with protein sequence MRNSLKTLALGAIAVMFSASLQAEVHQHAGMNVASEGTSEQIIKGTGIIKDIDLTNKKVTIAHDAIPAVGWPAMTMRFTFLQADESISALKVGSHVDFSFVQQGNISLLKSIK encoded by the coding sequence ATGCGTAATTCACTTAAAACCCTTGCCCTCGGCGCGATCGCCGTAATGTTTTCCGCCAGCCTTCAGGCCGAAGTACATCAGCACGCAGGAATGAATGTTGCCAGTGAAGGAACCTCAGAGCAGATCATAAAGGGGACTGGCATTATCAAGGATATTGATCTCACGAATAAAAAAGTCACTATTGCCCATGACGCTATCCCGGCGGTGGGCTGGCCCGCGATGACGATGCGTTTCACCTTTCTTCAGGCTGACGAGAGTATTTCTGCCCTGAAGGTCGGTAGCCACGTTGATTTTTCGTTTGTCCAGCAGGGCAATATCTCTTTACTGAAGAGCATTAAATAG